Proteins found in one Hippopotamus amphibius kiboko isolate mHipAmp2 chromosome 12, mHipAmp2.hap2, whole genome shotgun sequence genomic segment:
- the LOC130833345 gene encoding olfactory receptor 6C2-like: protein MMRNQTITTFILLGLTDDPQLQVLIFMFLFLTYMLSITGNLAIISLILADSHLKTPMYFFLQNFALLEISFTSACIPRYLYNIATGDRSITYNICVIQVFFIDALGVTEFFLLAIMSYDRYVAICKPLHYVTIMNNIVCGRLVLCCWTAGVLIILPPLIVIVNLEFCDSNVIDYFFCDASPILKISCSDTWLLEQMVITCAVLAFITTLVCVVLSYIYIINTILRFPSAQQRKRAFSTCSSHMIVVSITYGSCIFIYIKPSAKESVAINKGVTVLMTSIAPMLNPFIYTLRNKQVRQAFRDSFKRIALPSKK from the coding sequence ATGATGAGAAACCAAACAATAACAACCTTCATTCTCCTCGGACTGACAGATGATCCTCAACTTCAAGTtctaatttttatgtttctatttctcaCTTACATGTTGAGTATAACTGGGAATCTGGCCATCATATCCCTCATTTTAGCGGATTCCCACCTTAAAacacccatgtactttttcctacAGAATTTTGCCTTATTAGAAATTTCATTTACATCTGCTTGTATTCCTAGATATTTGTACAACATAGCAACAGGTGACAGGTCAATTACTTATAATATTTGTGTCATTCAAGTGTTTTTTATTGATGCACTTGGAGTAACAGAATTTTTTCTCTTGGCCATCATGTCTTATGATCGTTATGTAGCCATCTGCAAACCCCTACATTATGTAACCATCATGAACAACATCGTCTGCGGAAGACTCGTCCTCTGCTGCTGGACAGCTGGTGTGTTGATCATACTCCCACCACTTATCGTGATAGTAAATCTAGAATTCTGTGACTCAAATgtcattgattattttttctgtGATGCATCTCCTATCTTAAAGATTTCATGCTCAGACACATGGCTTTTAGAGCAGATGGTGATAACCTGTGCTGTATTGGCCTTCATCACAACACTTGTGTGTGTTGTTCTGTCCTATATATACATTATCAACACCATTCTAAGATTcccctctgcccagcaaaggaaaagaGCCTTTTCTACCTGTTCTTCTCACATGATTGTGGTTTCCATCACCTATGGAAGCTGTATCTTCATCTATATCAAACCTTCAGCAAAGGAATCAGTCGCTATTAATAAGGGTGTGACAGTGCTAATGACATCCATTGCTCCAATGTTGAACCCATTCATTTACACTTTGAGAAACAAACAAGTGAGACAAGCCTTCAGAGATTCATTCAAAAGAATTGCATTACCCTCGAAGAAGTAA